GTGAATAAACGTGTTGTCCCAAAGCTGGCTCAATCTTATACTCCCTCGTGCAGCTGAGAGAGTGTTCAACCGCATCGATGCGTCCAAGTTGCAGGGGGCACTGGAGAACGCCTCAATGCTAAAAAAGCTGGAGAAGGAAGGCGTGGCACCCGAGTTGTTGCCAGGAGTTGCTAAAGGCATGCAGGAAGAGAAAAACAAGCCAAAGGAGAAACAGCTCAAGGTAAGGTCTATGCTGCTATCCTACTTAATATaatacacacgtacatgtaccagtgTGTAACAGCTGTGAAGTAcagtctacatgtacgtagctgtTACAAAGGATGTTCAGTGTGATCATGTCTATCAAATTTCGTTTGTATATATTTAGCCTCCACCTGGAAGGAAAGGAAAGGCTCTCTACGCTTTCGATGGACAAACTGCAAAGTGAGAGTGCCTGTatacatgaacatgtacatatgCACATACATTCAATGTAACCCCTCTGCACCCTCTCCTGAAAATCAATCGtcattattaattatttttatactgTTGCCGGCGTACCAGGCCATCCATGTAGGCATAAATCTcatacctccccccccccacacacacacacttgtaggGAGCTGTCGTTCCAGAAGGGAGACATTGTTGACCTCCTACACACTGTTGACGCCAACTGGCTGCAAGGATCACTGGGCGGAGCAAAAGGCATCTTTCCAGCCTCATACATACAGGTGTGTGGACCTGTTGTGTTGTGCTTTAAACTATATAGCCATGTGGTAATTACTGTTAATCACAGTCTGTTAATATAATTGCTTGGCAATGTCTAAAttagccttgttcccaggccgTGTTAGTACCTTTGCTGACATTAACAGTGAGTTATTGATGTATTAAGCACTCTTCATATGATACACCCCTCCCCTCACAGGTGCTCAGTCTTGATGAGTATCGTCAACTCATCTCGCCAGAGCCCAAGGCACGTATAGAGGTTGGCAAAGCCCAGGCACTCTACGACTTTCAGGGACAGAGTCTCAGAGAACTTTCCTTCAGCAAAGTGAGTAAACTGTAATATTGTTCTACACTATAAACTAGCAGGTTACTGTTACTGTAGTAGTTACGTAAAACCTTACTCACAAACATTGAAATTGATGTTGCAGACTGAAgaacaactataattatattatctgAGCTCCTTTCAATGCTGtagcatgtacagtacagataCTCTCTTATTTTTCTCATAGGATGACGAATTGATTATTAAGAAGAAGATCGATGACAACTGGTACGAgggttaccatggagacaagGAAGGAATATTTCCAGTACTCTATGTGAAAGAGCTTTAAAAGGTACTACATAactaggatataccacacctaagaggaggatatgcactaAACAAGCTCGAGGATGCTTTTTTGTAGCCTGAAATTCTGAGCTCTTATTTTGCTCTCAAGCAAGACGATTAAAATGCGTATACCGTATAAACTTatgttctaatttatcggacagcaaaaaacgattattttggaaattgtccaggTAAAATTAGAAAGAACACGCGAAGtttccggaataattagaataaGCATGCAgctgagctagctaagttAATAGAATAGTGCCAGAGGAGGATTGTCAGTGCCGAAAGGTCTTAATTATAAAGCTGCTTCCGGAGGACTTTAATTAAATTCCAATCAGTTAGCTCTACGTGAATTGGAGATACCAAAGGAAGAGTAGATGAGTGGAATTCAATTAAAGTCCTCTGGTAGCAGCTTTTTGATTAAaaccttttgaccctgacgaTCCTCCTCTGGAACAGTGCATGTGCGATAGTTGcatagctatctaaaactagctaatcctcaaagctatctaatgTTGGCTTGGAATGTATCTCAttaggtattgtccggatatttttCTGTTCTATCAGTATGTATAGAGATCTCAATTTTTTTAGATCAACCCAAGTGGTCCCTTTTCTCAGATTACACCACTAAAATTTAAGTATATACCAGAGTGTCtgctgtattagaacaacgaaaattgcccagaaAAATGTCCAGGataattttcgctatttggctacagagccctcagcagaaattttcgtgggttctaatattcgcagttcaatgccaggaaaccacacccaccaatagcttgcATGTGAAATTACCAGTGTATGGGAGTTTGTCCCGGTTTAAATTTTCGCATTActactctgccctcgaaaaacgtgaaattttgcaccccacgaacatttcccgctatacggtatatgaaACACATTTTGCTTGAGGGAATGCAAGCATTTGGAgatcagttataattataattggaTGCACAATTTATCTGATAGGTACACGTACAATGAGGTGGCTAATTGTATTCAACAGGATTGGCTTTTTTTTACTTAAAATGACAACCattacaacacacacaccgtaCAGGTTCATGGCAGTCATTTTCAATTTCAAGGAACAATCATTGTTATCCATGTATACTTATGTTGAAACTTATGACTGTGTAGTTGCAGCTCAATCTTTTAATTGTTTTTTGTACCCCCGTATGCATTGCTTGTGTTTGTCGAATTATTTTTGATATACGATATCATATATCGACCATGGACTGGAACATCTCGACTAAcgtgtattataattatggtgggtGTATGTGGATACATAATGTTTATGTCCATCAATAAAGGTATACAGCTGCAGACTCAAACTTCAGTAGCGTCAAGAAATTCCAGAGTGTCAGTAGGCAGAGCCTGTATTTTTATCACTAAATTGGACATTTTCTCGTCTGAACAACTAGATGTCactctctcttttattatggactcttgaTATTACTCAGTTTGTATAAATTGATAGAGTATATAATTAACACATGTAAAAATCGTTGAATCTGGTGGAGTGCCACATTTTTCAGTTGATTCACTTAGTTTGCACGACTTGTTTTTCCCTGAGGCAACACATCCTCATACTCATGAACTGGCTCAATGCTCTCATATTCTCCCTCTGTTGTTTCCGGGGCTTGTGAGTCATCGATCCTCTGTCTCCATGGTTTCTTGGTTTGCTCATAGGCAATGTTCCTCTTGAGTACTGGAGCATAAGCTTCATTGGGCTGCTCAATTCCTGCAAATGTTGACGACCAATCCACTCTTCCATCTGACTCTGGAACCTCAACTGTTGGAGAAAAAAGTGACATTAACAAATTTTAGCAGGATTTCACCTCACATGTATAAGAGCTTTGTTTTCTCTTCACAATAACCACAGCTACAACGATAGTTACGATGACTACAAGTACCATGGCCACAATGGTGATACctttataaaaaaaataaaaagatACAAACAGCCATGAATTGCCATCATTACCTGCTATTAGTACTATGGGTGATGGAGCTGGAGATTGTGTAGGAGGAGGACCTGCAAGAGGAAGAATAGAACGCATACAATTCTGAAACTAAGACTAACTCTTGGCTTACTCTCCAATTGACTAATGAAGGATACCTTCCCATCAAAGATGGTCTCGCCAGAATCACTATTCCAAGTGTAAACTACCACATAAATATCGGAAGTAGCATTAAGAGTGACAACAGTTCTGTCATTAGGTGGTTCAATAAAACCAATCATCACCATCGGATCAAGAGAGGTTGGAGAGGTTTTAGACAGAAACAATGCCAGACAACTCTGACCAGAGGTAGTGCAGGTTACTTCAGCACTTCCATTTGATAGTTTAGCGACAGTAATGCCCTCAGAATTAGGTGGAGAATTTGGTTCAGTGGAAGATTCTGAGGAAATGGGAACCCAATAACATTTTGAGTTTAAAACAGTTTTGAGCTCATACTATAAAAAACGCACACCACAAaagaaagtacatgtacaacactgACACACTAGTTGACTCACTATTGCTCAAAAACATAGTTTCATTGTCGGCCGCCACAGATATGGGCATTCTTGGTACACTCATATTGTTGTTCTCAAGATCAAATGCAATCACACTGTAATTTCCACTAACAGCCACCGGGATGGTAAAATTTTCACTCATACTCCGTCGAATTGGCACTAGTCTCATGCTTAGAAAATCCAACTCTCCAGCAGTGAAACGTATCACACAGACAAGAGCTCCGGGAGAGAGGGTACCTTCAACATACTCAATTCTTGCACAGTTTCCTTCAGGGCAAACGTCCACAATCAAATTTTGAACATCAGTTGTTCCTGTGCAAAACGTTAAAATCAGTATGTAATACTTCTactaaatgaaagcaccgcgggtgctgatgcctcggtggaggtaccaaagctacataacataaagctactatagctagcttttatacacacattgattatataattatcatgatgaacatttttacatgcagaatccagaatcacagggaaactcaaagagtgggtcgatgattgttgttaataaCGATCGacgccaaaagttcaagtctattatggctgcaagtcagcagagccttgcagctctcttctcactcttgcagctatcaatagctagcgttctagtgcagagctaactactaagtggagtagcaacactcggtgaacaagttttgctagggactcttctgaaaaggctgcaatggcattccaagtaagcaaaactaggcataactcgagaacgaagctttattttgcaaatccacaaataccaagccaagaaaacatgactagaagcctatagaaactcttacttgcacttcattgatccttgagcagctgaaacagtctacacacgcacacacacacacacaaacacactaccgtatacctcgcttgcgcatgcgcaccgaggcataatacaCGACTTACTGATTAGCATGTCCTTGAATATGAGGTGCACCCCCGTGATCGAAGTAAGTGTCACGGAAATGTTGATTATCTGGTCAGTTGGAAGAGAGAAATTTATCATTTGGGGGTCTCTGATGGTCTTATTGATGGGTGCCAATACGTCAGTGTTCACTTGGTAGGAGGTGAAGTTGGTACAGTTGGGTACCTAAGAGGTGCGCTGAATAAACGGTTTTTACAGTCACTACGTATATATATCTTACCATACCACCGAGATGTACTATTTTCCTCAACACATTTCCTCCCTGACTGATGAGGGGAGCGACATTGTTATTATCTGTGGTAATTTTCAAGTATAAAACGTTCAATAAAACATTTACAGTACCTGTTACTCGTGTAAAGAACCCAGTGACAGGTTCACTGGATCTTCCTTCCATTCCTGACTCACTAATTGGAGTCACAGTGAAGGTGAATATATCACAGACAGTGTGGTTATCAGTTTGTCTGTAATTAAACTGCACTTGATTTTGTACACCATTTAGAGGAGGAAGTGTAACCATCTCATTAGTGCCCAGAGTAGTGAGAGAGATGTCAACACGGAAGGTAAGCTTATTCAGAGTGAAGTTATTGATCACAGAGATGGCAAGGTTGGTTTTACCATTAACCACTTCAATAGATACACGCTCTGAGAAAAAAGGCCTCATTAAAAGCAACCGTGTCAAGGTGTACGCTCTACAAATAATTAAACCACTCACCAACTATCAATGTTGCATTCCTTGATAAGATTCCACCAGTCACTGAAACGGCTGCACACTGAATGACACTGTTGTTGAACTGTGAGCTAGCTGGGATGGTCAGCACTGAGGGATGACCTGAAGTGCCTCCAGCTACTCTGATTTCAGATGAAAAGTTAGGGCTAGTAGACGCTGTGCCATTCACAAACCAAGGATGAGATATTCCTCCAGGAGACAGGCACTCAAACTCTGCCAACAATCCCTCGGCTTGTACCACTGACTCGGGCTCAATTGAAAAGTTCTGGGCTGTGTACGAAATAAATTTATAAGGGTACTAGGCAGACGGGAAGGCCAATTGAATACACATTTTACTGTATACCACAACCACAAAATTAACAGTAGATGTAAAAATGACATAAAAATTTTAAATGTGCATTATATAGACACGGTCTTTTGCTAGAGGATGATGTGTATGTTTTCAGTGTATATTCATGTAAAGTATGTACAATGCTGCATTGCACAATACACCAGTTACAGTTAATTGTTCACATGCATCatatagattgaagagttaaaGAGATTGGCAACGAAGTAGAGTGGTGCACTTGATGcttttttacattgaatctgcgaTAGAGCCTTGAAAACTATCTGCGTTACGCTCTAcaaacgaggctattaagcaaaATGTTGGCCGGGTAACTCCCTAAGttgagacatcatctctttcagcaatttataacacgcctagtctgtgagccacgtgtagtatacttgctaatgactggcCACATCCAGTAGTTCCTAAGGCTCTAATGGAAATGTGTAAGCGTGCTGTTATAACCGCTACTGTCACAATAGGTATATATACCTTaatagactggaaaccactccccttctctcgggagaaagggactggcaagctgccgtgttgagagttgtcccagtgcATGAAGAATGTCACGCTCCCACAAGAATCAAATAGTCATGTGCCACCGCCCATGCGCTAACTATTACCGcacaaatgaaagcaccgcgggtgctgatgcctcggtggaggtgccaaagctacataacataaagctactaatagctagcttttatacacacattgattataattatcatgatgaacatttttaattttgctgcaaccagaatcacagggaaactcaaagagtgagcaatgatcgacgatgatcgTTGTTAataacgatcgatgccaacagttcaagtctaaaattaatggctgcaagtcagcagagccttgcagctctcttctcactcttgcagctaccaatagctagcgttctagtgcagagttaactactaagtagagtagcaacactcggtgaacaagttttgctacggactcttctgaaaaggctgcaatggcattccaagtaagcaaaactagacataactcgagaacgaagctttattttgcaaatccacaaataccaagccaagaaaacatgactagaagcctatagaaactcttatttgcacttcattgatccttgagcagctgaaacagtctacacacacacacacagacagacacacacacaaacacactaccgtatacctcgcttgcgcatgcgcaccgaggcataaatattATCAGCCTTGAGTATaagcaggagcccataaatatgagaaggagcggctaacttcaacgtacacTCGAGGATCACAtctcgtaattgccggtgaaaccacacttccttgtatggaagtgactaagtgcttgcaaaccgcatccctgcattgcgtataacacgtgtagggattcaaccacttagtgactctgcatgcatatatggaaatgcggtcataaccaattacgagatgtgatcctcgtagttagccgctccttctcatatattttatgggctcctggtataAGTACATCACTGGCGGTCTGTTATCGAGGCTAAAGTGATACACCCACGCATTACgtattttgtggtttgttctaattgcattccaacgggacaactctcaacacggcagcttgccagtcccCAGAGCCCAGAgcgaagggagtggtttccaaatataagtgagttgcacggactgagcatgtagtttattatgcactgtgtgtaaaaatatgtattgttgtgatggcatCGATTAAACCGAAGCATAGCGTGGATGTTACTCGAGGGTACcactttcgtttccaatccctctaactcttcaattaatttatgcatgcatctaACTATCAtcttcttctaattacagtaCCACACACATTTTACAGTGGCGCACAATATTCGAGTTTGGCGCTTAGAACATGCATAGTGATAGTAACCGTTCCATGAGGCTATAATGGATTAATTGTACCTGATTGCACATGTAGCATTAATCGATTTTCTTACTGCTCAATTGGAGCGCTTCTATATAATAGGGTTGCCAATCTCCGGATAATGTGGTAACATTACATTGAAGGCGTGGTCGATACGCCCTTGATAGTATGTATTTTATATTTTATTATAACATAACACTATAACCATAAATATACAGAGCAGAAGTACCACCACCATGTGTTTCTGGACCTGATTGCAAATAGGGACAGCAAGATAATACCTATAGACTATGCATAGCTAACACGTACCTTTTACAGCTATGGTGAATGTTGTCCCCGCAAGCAAAAGGAATATCAAACTAGTGTAATCATCCATCAAAGCATAGGTGTGCCAAGCTAGTGTAGTAGATTAATTAATAGCTAGTATGACTGTATATTATATTTAGTACAGCTACAATGCACTCACCTATAAATCAGATATAATTACTGAGAATTGTGAGAATGAGTTTCAATATCTAGCTAGGGATGAGGTAAAGATCATAATAATAAATCACCAATTTTACAGAATCaatgttctataattatatataaattgTAACTTTCATTTTCAGTTTTGTACAATCAGTTTTGTGCAATCACACAACTGTGGACAAAATTAGCGTAAAGCGgtataataacataattattttgcacgACTTGTTTTCCCCAAAGCAACACATCCTCGTACTCATGAACTGGCTCAATGCTCTCATACTGTACCTCTGTTGTTGCCGGGGCTTGTGAGTCATCGATTCTCTGTCTCTGTGGTTTGTTTGTTCGCTCATAGGCAATGTAGTACTGAAGCATAAGCTTTGTTGGGCTGTCAATTCCTGTAAATGTTGACGATCAATCCATCTAACTCTGGAACCTCACAACTGCATGTCAATTGTTCAAGACCAGTTAACGAATGATTTAGGTACCTTTATTTTGTCTCCGTTTTCTTAAAATCACAACAACAGTTCCAACAGCGGTGACTACAAGCAGTAGCAGAATCACCAAACTTAAAAGATGTGCATTTTAGCCATACTTTTAGAGGTACCTTAACCAGAATCCTTAACCCAAATCCATTCAATAAACGGTATAAGCTGCTGCTGTGACAGTGGATGGAGAGACTGATACATCAAGAAACCTAGCTACCAGCAATAATTGATGTTGTTAGGGACTCCATATTAGGAGGAGGTGGGTCTGTTTGTGGATCAGACGTTTGAGATGTAGTGGGAGCAGCTGCAACAAGAAAAACATTGAATGATGTTAGCTCTGATAATCAATGGAGGCTTACTGGGTAGATCCAGTTGCATAATGAGCGATACCTCCCCTTCAAAGATGGACTTCAAACTATTCCAAGAGTACACCACCACATAGCCATCAATAAAAGTTGAAAGGTGTCATTTAAAGTGATGACAGTTAACGTCGACAACGCGTTGATGAAaccaactacatgtagtactctATCCAAGATGGGAACAAGACTAGACAATTCCGGGCAGAGTCAGAGCAGGTCACTTCAACCTCTTTATTTAGTAACTTTCATTCCAAACAACGACAGAGCTTTCAGATGTGTTAGCTCATTTGCCAAATATAATACCTAAAAAATATTTGCTCTCCAGATCAAAAGCAATCACTCGGTATATTCTCCACTTAAAACAGGTATGGTGAAATTCTCACTTGAATTCAGAGGGATGGTGATAAGTTTCATGTTACCAAAATCAAACACTCcatcaatgaaagcaccgtgggtgctaatgcctcggtggagatgccaaagctatacataacattaaagctactaatagtttttatacacacattatatcatcagggtttcatctggtgggggggggggggcgggggGGGAAGTTTCTCccccataactcgagaacaaagcattattttgcaaatccacgaattaagatccaagaaaacatgactagaagccaataaaaactcttacttgcacttcattgatccccttgagcagctgtagcagtccacccacccacccacacacccacccacccacacacccacacacacactctaccgCATGCGCATTGCGGCATAATGATACGAACTGCACAGCACCAAATTGATCTTATGTTTCATGGACCAAAACAGATCAGGGTGGCAggcaaaaaaagaaaaaaaattgATGACGGTcattataaaaccacaaacagagtcacaacacaccacaaaaaGTCACTTTAGTAAAACATTACAACGTTTGCCAGATCACATGGCTATTCTGACCTGGACCACTAATTTTTGGGCATTCTGCAAAAATATGACCTGGAAAATTCGTGAAACAATGTGCGGCCTaacttggggtctgtatcatagcaattGGAATCAGTTTTCAAAGTGGCCCGTGAGACGTACGAGTACCACTTGAATTGAGTTGCCACAACTATTTAGTTGGGTGGAGCCCaaactccgcccaactaacaAATATCTGGCAAACCTTGgacgagtctctacacggagtttgaccagtctactgttcacTGTGCAACAGTGAGTCTATGTACCATGTGCCAGTTGataacaataatttataggtATCTTTTTTAGTAACTTTCCCCCCTCTATTTTAAAATCCTGCTAGATCTATGGTAGGTAGCTTACCTTGGTCATAGATCTTGGTCTAGTAGTGAATTCTTAGCCTCAGCTCTTAGCCTATCAACAgatatatatagatatatgTATCTGATCACATGTCACTCAATATTCTTGTTCAGTTTTTGAATCGTCAAGATGATTAATTTTGCCCCCGAGATAGATCAGGTTGGCCGGCGGCCCCAGACTCAGGACTGCCCCTTTACCACTGATTTCTTGTAGGTAGGTGCAGGTAAGCCTATATTAATATAGACTTAACATGAGACATCTTACACTCAAGTAGATCTACAGGGTGTCTTAAAAATTGGTTGTGTTCATTCTCACTAGACCAGATCAGGTCAGGTGTTTTAAAATTCAGCATTTTCTGATCAATAGAAGTATTATAATGGTCTATCAAAGAATTGGGTGGTTGTATGTTTGTTTTTCCTGCAGCAGGTTCAAAGGCTACGGACTGGAGACAGTGATTAACTACCTCCTTTAGGCACAACCGATAAATTATAACACCATGGTGGCATGGTTATCACTGATGCTGAAACGCTATATTGAATGTGGAGAGCTGTGTGGACAGTAATAGGACATGCAGTTGAGAAAAATTATCGTGCAGGCCGATTGCCGTCGGCCAGTCATTGTTTTTCCATTTTCCTTGATTCGTGGTATATTCACAACAACTCTAAGGCCCCAagctgtataccgtatatatagcgcgaCATTTTTGAGGGAAttaatgttcgtggaatggcctctaaaagcatttcgctGAATAAAttaaatttcgtgggttgactAGCAATTATAATTGACCAATGTCTCGTGAGACATTGGTCAAATTACACACGTACCCTTTGTCACGCGTTATAGATCTGTATTTGTGAGTATCGAGCTAGCTACAAGCCAGAGATATCATACAATAATTCATAAGGTATTCTATGTGCATCGGCAAGCTTACCTAGTTGTATGAGTGTATAGTACGTGTAGTTagttaatataataattatagggtcaTTTAACCTAGATATGTCCTGCATATAATTAAGGCTACATGTAAACAACATGTGCTTCTAGTATGTATAATGTCTGTCAACTACTCTTGTGTCTGTCTATACCTGGTTCAATTTatgtttcataattatgtatactcaCTTACAGGCAGAgatgaattataattatgatatctcATTCGATCTCATTCTTGGAAATGGAGGGAATACTTCGGTCAAGATTGAGATTGAGAAGAGTTCTTTTTTGTTGTGATGAGGTGTGTTTATAACTCTTTggtaccagtacatgtataatttattatgcatAGTCAGCTCATTGGATTACGTGTTTTTCAACGGCATAATAGCAGTACCATGATGACTAATTGGAAGCTGTAGCTGTAACAAGATATACTCCCCCTGTCTCAGAAAAGCATTCATATCACAGGTGAGCTGTAATAGTATACTCTATATAGAGCTATGGTTAGAAATTCAttactagatctataaatTAACTTGCCGTCTGATCGGCTATATATTGATTCACGAGTTCAGCTATAACGCgctaaatgtataattattagctattcATAAACTTTTATCAAATGGAGTATATAATAGTCTACTCAGTtattagcctcgaccccaggccgatccgtctccaattgaacgctaggtcgcctactaggcctggtattgattgtatttgggcgtgatctgggcg
This is a stretch of genomic DNA from Halichondria panicea chromosome 1, odHalPani1.1, whole genome shotgun sequence. It encodes these proteins:
- the LOC135339561 gene encoding uncharacterized protein LOC135339561, giving the protein MDDYTSLIFLLLAGTTFTIAVKAQNFSIEPESVVQAEGLLAEFECLSPGGISHPWFVNGTASTSPNFSSEIRVAGGTSGHPSVLTIPASSQFNNSVIQCAAVSVTGGILSRNATLIVERVSIEVVNGKTNLAISVINNFTLNKLTFRVDISLTTLGTNEMVTLPPLNGVQNQVQFNYRQTDNHTVCDIFTFTVTPISESGMEGRSSEPVTGFFTRVTDNNNVAPLISQGGNVLRKIVHLGGMVPNCTNFTSYQVNTDVLAPINKTIRDPQMINFSLPTDQIINISVTLTSITGVHLIFKDMLIRTTDVQNLIVDVCPEGNCARIEYVEGTLSPGALVCVIRFTAGELDFLSMRLVPIRRSMSENFTIPVAVSGNYSVIAFDLENNNMSVPRMPISVAADNETMFLSNKSSTEPNSPPNSEGITVAKLSNGSAEVTCTTSGQSCLALFLSKTSPTSLDPMVMIGFIEPPNDRTVVTLNATSDIYVVVYTWNSDSGETIFDGKVSFISQLESKPRVSLSFRIVCVLFFLLQVLLLHNLQLHHP